The Rhodocytophaga rosea genome has a segment encoding these proteins:
- a CDS encoding FecR family protein codes for MRYYQHYTVEDLSLDAHFRKWVNHPTSGQDSEWEQWMNEYPDKRSMVEQARIIVLSLQTQEPLEIDDETLQQEINKIFLLTEEKPLTPQKTHKTAQVHSFGYLFIRVAASVVILLSIGWWYWQYKPLADQPAKLTRTIPTQTASAQIEHVNRGTEPMLINLPDKSTVLLQENSRIYYASIFNDSIREVHLEGEAFFEVAKDPKRPFYVYTDEITTRVVGTSFHVKANPADNNISVIVKTGRVSVFTNTDQKKTMAKDSSGLVLTPNEQLIYQKADKQITQTVVKPIEIRRLAIPENNFVFHQTPVSQVFSRLEENYNVDIEYTVTQLRNCDLTASFTDEPFAVKLDLICGAIGVSYQMEGNRIIIQGTGCIE; via the coding sequence ATGCGATATTACCAACATTATACGGTTGAAGACCTTTCTCTGGATGCGCACTTCCGAAAATGGGTTAACCATCCTACTTCCGGGCAGGATAGCGAATGGGAGCAATGGATGAATGAGTATCCCGATAAGCGCTCCATGGTAGAGCAAGCCAGAATTATTGTATTGTCCTTGCAAACACAGGAACCGCTGGAAATAGATGATGAAACCTTGCAGCAAGAAATTAATAAGATATTTTTGTTAACGGAAGAAAAGCCCTTAACCCCTCAGAAAACCCATAAAACAGCACAGGTACATTCATTTGGTTATTTATTTATCAGGGTAGCTGCATCGGTAGTTATTTTACTAAGTATTGGCTGGTGGTACTGGCAATATAAACCCTTAGCCGATCAGCCTGCAAAATTAACCAGAACTATTCCCACACAAACGGCATCTGCCCAGATAGAACATGTGAACCGAGGCACTGAACCGATGTTGATTAACCTGCCGGATAAAAGTACGGTGTTGTTACAAGAAAACAGCCGTATCTATTATGCCAGCATTTTTAACGACTCAATAAGAGAGGTGCATTTAGAAGGGGAGGCTTTCTTTGAAGTAGCCAAAGATCCTAAGAGACCATTTTATGTCTATACGGACGAGATTACGACCAGGGTTGTAGGCACCAGCTTTCATGTAAAGGCAAATCCTGCTGACAATAATATTTCTGTCATCGTAAAAACAGGACGTGTATCGGTATTTACTAATACGGATCAGAAGAAAACAATGGCGAAGGATTCCTCTGGATTAGTGTTAACACCCAATGAGCAATTGATTTACCAGAAAGCTGATAAACAGATCACACAAACCGTAGTAAAACCTATAGAAATCCGCCGGCTGGCTATTCCGGAAAATAATTTTGTATTTCATCAAACTCCGGTCAGCCAGGTGTTTTCCAGACTGGAAGAGAATTATAATGTAGATATTGAATACACAGTTACCCAGCTCCGGAACTGCGATTTAACCGCTTCTTTTACAGATGAGCCTTTTGCTGTAAAACTCGACCTTATTTGTGGGGCCATAGGTGTGAGCTATCAGATGGAAGGAAACCGGATCATTATTCAGGGGACTGGGTGTATAGAATAG
- a CDS encoding SusC/RagA family TonB-linked outer membrane protein — MNEQQRTSKCKQNLQNVHLLFWTTMRIAMMPVLIVMAFSGLALAVESSAQDALQKKVSLNINEGTIDHILSRIEKAADIKFIYSPQVIRASQKVSIKVHHKPVSEVLDEVLTPLHIVYEVVGKQIMLRKANTGLIPDEIPVSEPVIIPAISLSGKVTDDKGENLPGVNILLKGTTIGTTTNTEGQYTISIPDEHTNGTLVFSFIGYLSDEVAIDNRTRIDVVLLPDVQSLSEVVVIGYGEKTRALLTESIGTVNAGEIQKLPVASPDAALQGRISGVQVTSVDGTPGSPVAIRVRGVGTVGNTQPLFVIDGIPVGNPDAANTNPLSTINPSDIENISVLKDASAAAVYGVRAANGVVLITTKRGKTGKPRINFDGYYGVQNFPKLYDWNNTEQYAALTQEAIDAKNAQAGLKPGDTDYELIHPDLRTSNPNNVLGINSNWQDAVLNKNAPIQNYNLSVSGGNEAANYHVSVGYFGQDAMIRKWDLDRYTFRANSDYKVGKRFRFGQTFSVAYQEIVRGMNAGGDGFLFAGTANMPLSSVYMMIRIIPFPATDMDLMAISTGQG; from the coding sequence ATGAACGAACAACAAAGAACAAGTAAATGTAAACAAAATTTACAGAACGTTCATCTCCTTTTCTGGACAACTATGCGGATAGCAATGATGCCAGTATTGATAGTAATGGCCTTTAGCGGCCTTGCGCTGGCAGTTGAATCAAGTGCGCAGGATGCTTTACAAAAGAAAGTTTCCCTGAATATTAATGAGGGTACCATAGATCATATACTAAGCCGTATCGAAAAGGCGGCGGATATAAAATTTATATATAGTCCGCAGGTGATTCGTGCCAGTCAGAAAGTAAGTATTAAGGTACATCATAAGCCAGTAAGTGAGGTACTGGATGAAGTACTTACACCTTTACACATTGTATATGAAGTAGTTGGCAAGCAAATTATGCTTCGGAAGGCAAATACAGGCCTGATTCCGGATGAAATTCCTGTGAGTGAACCTGTAATTATTCCGGCAATCTCACTGAGTGGCAAGGTTACAGACGATAAAGGAGAAAACCTGCCTGGGGTGAATATTTTATTAAAAGGAACTACCATTGGTACGACCACTAATACTGAAGGACAATATACAATTAGTATTCCTGATGAACATACCAATGGAACACTGGTTTTTTCCTTTATCGGCTACTTGTCTGACGAGGTAGCTATTGATAACCGCACCAGAATAGATGTCGTTTTATTACCGGATGTTCAATCACTTTCAGAAGTAGTGGTAATTGGATATGGCGAAAAAACACGTGCCTTACTTACCGAATCTATTGGGACGGTGAATGCCGGGGAGATTCAGAAACTACCGGTAGCCAGCCCGGATGCAGCCCTTCAGGGAAGAATTTCCGGTGTACAGGTAACCTCTGTAGATGGTACGCCGGGATCACCAGTTGCTATACGGGTTCGGGGTGTAGGTACCGTAGGCAATACGCAACCTCTATTTGTAATAGATGGCATTCCGGTAGGAAATCCGGATGCGGCTAACACCAATCCTTTATCTACCATTAATCCTTCCGATATCGAAAATATATCTGTACTCAAAGATGCTTCGGCTGCTGCTGTGTATGGGGTCCGGGCAGCAAATGGTGTCGTGCTGATTACAACCAAGCGGGGAAAAACCGGCAAACCCAGAATAAATTTTGATGGCTATTATGGCGTTCAGAATTTTCCAAAACTGTATGACTGGAACAATACAGAGCAATATGCAGCCTTAACACAGGAAGCTATTGATGCCAAAAATGCCCAGGCCGGATTAAAACCAGGCGATACTGATTATGAACTCATTCACCCGGATCTGCGGACCAGTAATCCAAACAATGTACTCGGTATCAATTCAAACTGGCAGGATGCGGTGCTCAATAAAAATGCACCAATTCAGAATTATAATTTGTCAGTTTCCGGCGGAAATGAAGCGGCTAACTATCACGTATCGGTAGGATATTTTGGCCAGGATGCCATGATCCGCAAGTGGGACCTGGACAGGTATACCTTCCGGGCAAACAGCGATTATAAAGTTGGGAAACGTTTCCGTTTCGGGCAAACGTTCTCCGTAGCCTATCAGGAAATTGTACGCGGGATGAATGCAGGCGGCGATGGATTTTTGTTTGCCGGAACGGCCAATATGCCCCTTTCTTCAGTATATATGATGATCCGAATAATCCCATTCCCGGCAACAGATATGGATTTAATGGCAATCTCAACCGGGCAGGGTTAA
- a CDS encoding SusC/RagA family TonB-linked outer membrane protein, whose amino-acid sequence MLDNRDKLIRLLGGVYGELEIINGLTFKSAASLDLSVSRNSSWQPGYTGPELGLARDLNNYNDSRGEGYTQVFTNTLTFDRTFGDHSINVLAGIEYQKIRGNGLSYGGSDYQSTNPNFYQSVKNQQGVETVVGQDGAGNDILRRLYANAGSYLSNDAFVGYIGRLSYDFRDKYLLTATVRRDGSARFAPENRWGTFPSVSAAWRISEEPFFDAVPLISDLKIRASWGQLGNANTASFPYVFRVSFTPDYGLGGSSRQAPVQAIFPNREVGWETVETADVGIDVSLFNNKVNFLATYYNRNTKDFLYGLPIPFISGFGSTSVNAGNVLNRGVELELGYSTTIASGLQINVSGNLTTVKNKLTALAPGIEEFASGDYRTAVGFPIGYLYGYQTAGIYQNETQSGAALEDKVSGQKPVPGDIIFVDNNGPAGADAPKGQLFSGQPDGIITAADRTYLGKTIPDFYYGLSLSATYKGFDLSALFQGVAGIQVYNAYRSGAENLGAYGRNQFTSTANRWTGENTSNTMPRATANDLNQNTRFSNRWIEDAGFLRLRNIQLGYSLPQNLLGKTKAFSGARIYIAASNLFRITDYSGLDPEVMSYGSSGYQTGAGTDNANIPQPRTFQAGFQFQF is encoded by the coding sequence ATTTTAGATAACCGCGACAAACTGATCCGCTTACTGGGAGGAGTGTACGGAGAACTGGAGATTATTAATGGCCTCACTTTTAAATCGGCAGCATCTCTGGATTTGTCTGTAAGTAGAAACAGCAGCTGGCAGCCAGGCTATACCGGGCCAGAATTAGGCTTAGCCAGAGACCTGAATAATTACAATGACAGCCGGGGCGAAGGCTACACACAGGTATTTACTAATACCCTTACGTTTGATCGTACTTTCGGCGACCATAGCATAAACGTGCTGGCAGGGATTGAATACCAGAAAATCCGGGGAAATGGCTTAAGTTATGGAGGATCAGATTACCAGAGTACCAATCCCAATTTTTATCAGAGTGTAAAAAACCAGCAGGGTGTGGAAACAGTCGTGGGACAGGATGGTGCCGGAAACGACATTTTAAGAAGGTTGTATGCCAATGCTGGTTCTTATTTATCTAATGATGCTTTTGTAGGATATATCGGCAGGCTCAGTTATGATTTCCGGGATAAATATTTATTAACAGCTACTGTCAGAAGAGATGGTTCTGCCAGATTTGCGCCAGAAAATAGATGGGGTACATTTCCGTCCGTATCAGCTGCCTGGCGTATCAGTGAAGAGCCATTTTTTGATGCTGTACCCCTGATTTCAGATCTCAAAATCCGGGCAAGCTGGGGGCAATTGGGAAATGCAAATACTGCCTCATTCCCCTATGTATTCCGGGTTTCCTTCACACCAGATTATGGCCTGGGTGGGTCTTCCCGTCAGGCACCAGTACAAGCTATATTTCCTAACCGGGAAGTAGGCTGGGAAACTGTTGAAACGGCAGATGTGGGTATTGATGTTTCCTTGTTTAATAATAAGGTAAATTTCCTGGCCACCTATTACAACCGCAATACCAAAGACTTTTTGTATGGTTTACCCATTCCATTTATCAGCGGCTTTGGCAGCACTTCGGTTAATGCAGGAAATGTGTTAAACAGAGGCGTTGAATTGGAATTAGGATATAGCACTACGATTGCCAGTGGCCTGCAGATAAATGTATCCGGAAACCTGACTACTGTAAAGAACAAACTGACAGCACTTGCACCTGGCATTGAAGAATTTGCATCCGGAGATTACCGTACGGCTGTTGGCTTCCCGATTGGCTATTTATATGGCTATCAGACGGCTGGCATTTACCAGAATGAAACCCAGAGTGGCGCTGCCCTTGAAGACAAAGTATCCGGCCAGAAACCTGTTCCAGGCGATATTATCTTTGTAGATAACAATGGCCCGGCCGGTGCAGATGCGCCCAAAGGTCAGTTGTTTTCTGGCCAGCCGGATGGCATCATTACAGCTGCTGACCGGACATATCTGGGTAAAACCATTCCTGATTTCTATTATGGCTTGAGCCTGAGTGCTACTTATAAAGGTTTTGATCTGTCAGCTTTGTTTCAGGGGGTAGCCGGTATACAAGTGTACAATGCTTACAGGAGTGGCGCTGAAAATTTAGGTGCCTACGGACGGAACCAGTTTACCAGCACAGCCAACCGGTGGACTGGTGAAAATACCAGCAATACCATGCCTCGTGCTACAGCAAATGATCTTAATCAGAATACCCGGTTCTCCAATCGCTGGATAGAAGATGCTGGATTCTTAAGATTAAGAAATATTCAACTGGGATATTCTCTTCCACAGAACCTGCTGGGCAAAACCAAAGCATTTTCAGGAGCCAGAATTTATATTGCCGCCAGCAACCTGTTCCGGATTACAGATTATTCTGGGTTAGACCCGGAAGTGATGAGCTATGGTTCCAGTGGGTATCAGACTGGTGCAGGTACAGATAATGCCAATATTCCACAGCCACGTACCTTCCAGGCAGGGTTCCAGTTTCAGTTTTAA